Proteins found in one Kluyveromyces marxianus DMKU3-1042 DNA, complete genome, chromosome 2 genomic segment:
- the SSP2 gene encoding Ssp2p, translating to MISEGSFLDPQAAANIYGQKKASDAGTMLTNSTNSKTSSLNFELFGFRRKAKQYFETTTQRFREYGIDKDLIRGSINSRPNSQDETGENNQSKIMMDMLFEKANNGAKQEIEKISGGGKYGVHISTTPKSVPELVCEAVYQDVHGEILLGSPGSELAEMSTNEQRRIVIFNDLPKNIGVGALLAQIGGGPLEKVMYSYGDKHDSNNVSYVELHFLFPADAAHFMKFARFHLFKVNGVHLIPRWGQKDSGSPSDIQQYINPDLCGNIQNFDSTGARRCLIMKKYSRKHKSLSKDLNPKSHIYDLDIQEIIKDFNQFGQILEISPLISRKICLQINFHDIRSAIEAMKSYETSNSYLNDRYSKDWSIWYGKDIVDKPCIEV from the coding sequence atGATATCAGAGGGAAGTTTTCTAGATCCCCAAGCTGCGGCAAATATATATGGCCAGAAAAAGGCATCTGATGCTGGAACAATGCTAACAAACTCAACAAATAGCAAAACTTCATCTTTGAACTTTGAGTTGTTTGGTTTTAGAAGGAAAGCAAAGCAATATTTCGAAACGACAACCCAAAGGTTCAGGGAGTATGGGATTGATAAGGATTTAATACGTGGTAGTATTAACTCAAGACCAAACTCTCAAGATGAGACGGGTGAGAATAACCAATCAAAAATAATGATGGATATGTTATTTGAAAAGGCCAACAATGGTGCCAAACAAGAGATTGAAAAAATTAGCGGTGGTGGAAAATATGGTGTGCACATCTCAACCACACCAAAAAGTGTTCCAGAATTAGTTTGTGAAGCAGTGTATCAGGATGTTCATGGGGAAATTCTCCTTGGAAGTCCTGGTTCTGAACTTGCAGAAATGTCTACAAatgaacaaagaagaatagtAATCTTCAACGATTTACCCAAAAATATTGGTGTTGGAGCTTTATTGGCCCAAATTGGTGGAGGTCCTTTAGAAAAAGTCATGTACAGCTATGGTGATAAGCATGATTCAAATAATGTGTCATATGTTGAACTCCATTTCTTATTCCCTGCTGATGCTGCTCATTTCATGAAATTTGCCAGGTTCCATTTATTTAAAGTCAATGGGGTCCATCTAATACCTCGTTGGGGCCAAAAAGATTCAGGTAGTCCTTCAGACATCCAACAATATATTAATCCAGACTTATGTGGTaacattcaaaattttGATTCTACTGGGGCACGTCGCTGTCTAATCATGAAAAAATACTCTAGGAAACACAAATCACTTTCTAAGGATTTGAATCCAAAATCtcatatatatgatttGGATATCCAAGAGATCATAAAGGACTTTAATCAATTTGGTCAGATCTTGGAGATTTCTCCTCTTATATCGAGAAAAATCTGCCTCCAGATCAACTTTCATGATATCAGAAGCGCAATAGAGGCGATGAAGAGTTATGAGACATCTAACTCTTACTTGAATGATAGATACTCAAAGGACTGGTCCATCTGGTATGGTAAGGACATTGTAGATAAGCCATGCATTGAGgtttaa
- the MET7 gene encoding tetrahydrofolate synthase — translation MYLSLGLKMAKRNYQDAVQALNSLQSNYANIMAIRLSGDRKNMMNIWEMQEWSRRIGYSVSDFNRLNVVHITGTKGKGSTAAFTQGILSQYRDQIGGKIGLYTSPHLRSVRERIRLNGEPIDEELFSRYFFEVWDKLEETSSDETKFPHMTKGQKPGYFKYLTLLSFHVFMQEGCKTCIYEVGVGGEFDSTNIIEKPTVCGVSALGIDHTFMLGNTIEEIAWNKGGIFKNGAPAYTVTGQPPEGLKVLEERAVERNTSLTQVPTFNQLKSVKLGIAGDFQVVNASLAVALAHEHLNSIGVLNEPLNLSESAEIPGKFVKGLETTIWEGRCQTIKNGNITWYVDGAHTKESITAASGWFKKTVEGSDRKKVLLFNQQSRDARALLRYLYETVSPEVHFDMAIFTNNVTWKSGDYSADLVSLNTSKEQVEKLEVQKSLHQEWSSLGSGTAEKNIKVTSSIQAAFDEIKAIDEPVDVFVTGSLHLVGGFLVVMDKNLSQ, via the coding sequence GTTCAAGCCTTGAATTCTTTACAGTCGAACTATGCGAATATTATGGCTATTAGATTATCCGGTGATCGGAAGAACATGATGAATATTTGGGAGATGCAGGAATGGTCGCGTAGAATTGGGTATTCAGTTTCTGATTTCAATAGACTGAATGTTGTGCATATTACTGGGACGAAGGGGAAGGGTTCTACGGCTGCTTTTACGCAAGGAATTTTGAGTCAGTATAGAGATCAGATCGGTGGGAAAATTGGGTTGTACACCTCGCCTCACTTGAGGTCTGTGAGAGAGAGAATCAGACTCAATGGGGAGCCGATTGACGAGGAATTGTTTTCGAGGTACTTTTTCGAGGTTTGGGACAAGTTAGAAGAGACGAGTTCTGATGAGACGAAGTTTCCCCATATGACTAAAGGTCAGAAGCCTGGGTACTTCAAATACTTGACGTTGCTTTCTTTCCATGTTTTCATGCAAGAGGGATGTAAGACTTGTATATACGAAGTGGGAGTTGGTGGTGAGTTTGATAGCACGAATATTATCGAGAAGCCTACCGTGTGTGGTGTGTCTGCGTTGGGGATTGACCATACCTTTATGTTGGGTAAcacaattgaagaaattgcGTGGAACAAAGGTGGaattttcaagaatggAGCTCCTGCTTACACCGTTACAGGTCAACCACCTGAGGGTTTGAAAGTTTTAGAGGAGAGGGCAGTAGAACGTAACACGTCGTTGACACAAGTTCCTACGTTTAACCAACTCAAGTCAGTAAAACTTGGTATTGCAGGTGATTTCCAAGTTGTCAACGCATCATTAGCAGTAGCCCTTGCGCATGAACACTTAAATTCCATTGGTGTCCTCAACGAACCATTAAACCTCTCCGAGTCAGCCGAAATTCCAGGCAAGTTCGTTAAAGGCTTGGAAACTACGATCTGGGAAGGACGGTGCCAAACCAtcaaaaatggaaatattACGTGGTACGTGGATGGAGCTCATACAAAGGAAAGTATCACAGCTGCTAGTGGATGGTTTAAGAAGACTGTAGAAGGTTCagacagaaaaaaagtCTTGCTTTTTAACCAACAATCCAGAGATGCAAGGGCTTTACTCAGATATCTCTACGAGACCGTTAGTCCAGAGGTTCATTTTGATATGGCGATCTTTACCAATAATGTGACTTGGAAAAGCGGGGACTATAGTGCAGATCTTGTTTCACTGAATACTTCCAAGGAACAAGTTGAAAAACTAGAAGTGCAGAAGAGTTTGCACCAAGAATGGTCCTCTTTAGGCAGCGGCACTGCCgagaaaaatattaaagTGACTTCATCAATTCAAGCTGCTTTCGATGAAATCAAGGCCATCGATGAACCTGTTGACGTTTTTGTAACAGGCTCTTTGCACCTTGTTGGTGGTTTCTTGGTCGTGATGGATAAAAACTTATCTCAATAA